The Zestosphaera sp. genome includes a window with the following:
- a CDS encoding phosphoribosyltransferase family protein: MDTDMRLMAVELLSAYKKILKYRDLENLTGLTAPGLWRYINKRIRPTKERSLELFEVLTNQRVIEEILKDRLVEVDNIISLSMIIDEIPILKILSYVIFKEFHRYDIDAVVTVEVDGIPLGVMAADVLDSKLVIVRRRPEIGVKEYRQVSYIARDPPAVVSLFMPSDALKAGDRVLIVDDLLNSGRTSSALVKLIRMSGATPVGLFSIVAIGERWREQIENEIDKIYIVLKVSR; this comes from the coding sequence TTGGACACTGATATGAGGTTAATGGCGGTCGAGTTATTAAGTGCTTACAAGAAAATTCTTAAGTACAGAGACCTTGAAAACCTCACAGGCTTAACAGCCCCCGGCTTATGGAGGTATATAAATAAACGCATACGCCCGACTAAGGAAAGATCTCTTGAATTGTTTGAAGTGCTCACGAATCAACGAGTGATTGAGGAGATCCTTAAGGATAGGCTTGTGGAGGTCGACAACATAATAAGCCTGTCGATGATAATAGATGAGATCCCTATCTTGAAGATCTTATCCTACGTCATCTTCAAAGAGTTCCACCGTTATGACATAGATGCGGTGGTGACCGTCGAGGTCGACGGGATACCTCTCGGGGTTATGGCGGCGGACGTGCTTGACTCAAAGCTGGTGATAGTCAGGAGGAGGCCTGAAATTGGCGTTAAGGAGTACCGTCAGGTGAGCTACATAGCGAGGGACCCACCGGCAGTGGTTTCCCTGTTCATGCCTTCGGACGCGCTCAAAGCCGGTGATAGGGTTTTAATAGTTGATGATCTGCTGAACAGCGGAAGGACCTCATCCGCCCTAGTGAAGCTGATACGCATGAGCGGTGCCACACCGGTGGGGTTGTTCTCGATCGTGGCGATCGGGGAGAGATGGCGTGAGCAGATAGAGAACGAGATAGATAAGATCTACATAGTCCTGAAGGTCAGCAGATGA
- a CDS encoding triphosphoribosyl-dephospho-CoA synthase — MRRRYNILKQLVDIFSTSILIEALAPSKLSTVSGYKSVKELSLVSFAYTPHLIKEPLEGVVKDALGNRGFRLGPSLRKYILNAINHPLVRTNTAFGYVMLAAPLVYILVKACQTDSRLGLVESLIERYMPSVVEGLKKEPCTDFYTALRKASMSHMGEYFGTIPSATSADRGALRKTSLWKVLRDSMHMDLVSHEIVTGFKRVLKVCRYLRDEVPEGDLLQRVSSVHAEMLKEHVDTLVLKSRCLNTALLVKYLSLARPYLNDGVWETLDAHVRRYGINPGTTSDIVAAGLALYQVTAYIIEDPQR, encoded by the coding sequence ATGCGGCGGCGTTACAACATCCTTAAACAGCTTGTAGATATCTTCTCGACCTCGATACTGATAGAGGCTCTAGCCCCGTCGAAACTAAGCACCGTCAGCGGGTATAAGAGCGTTAAGGAGTTGAGCTTAGTCAGTTTCGCATACACCCCGCACTTAATAAAGGAACCTCTTGAGGGAGTGGTTAAAGATGCACTAGGCAACAGGGGGTTCAGACTAGGCCCTAGTTTGAGGAAGTACATCCTCAACGCGATCAATCACCCGCTCGTCCGGACTAACACAGCCTTCGGATATGTAATGCTCGCCGCACCGCTGGTTTACATTCTCGTCAAAGCGTGCCAGACGGACAGCAGGTTGGGGTTGGTTGAAAGCCTGATTGAGAGGTACATGCCCTCCGTGGTAGAGGGTCTGAAGAAAGAGCCGTGTACGGATTTTTATACAGCTCTGAGAAAGGCATCGATGAGCCATATGGGTGAGTACTTCGGCACCATCCCCTCAGCAACGAGCGCGGACCGGGGGGCACTCAGAAAGACCAGCTTGTGGAAAGTTCTGAGAGACTCAATGCACATGGATCTAGTAAGCCATGAGATAGTGACAGGGTTTAAGAGGGTTCTGAAGGTGTGCAGGTACCTGAGGGACGAGGTTCCCGAAGGCGATCTCCTGCAAAGAGTGAGCTCCGTCCATGCAGAGATGCTTAAGGAACACGTAGACACGTTGGTATTGAAGAGCAGGTGCTTAAACACAGCCCTCCTAGTTAAGTACTTATCACTCGCAAGGCCTTACCTCAATGATGGGGTGTGGGAGACGCTGGACGCGCACGTCAGGAGGTACGGGATAAACCCAGGGACTACATCCGACATAGTTGCAGCAGGTCTAGCACTCTATCAGGTGACCGCCTATATTATTGAGGATCCTCAACGGTAG